In Vitis riparia cultivar Riparia Gloire de Montpellier isolate 1030 chromosome 19, EGFV_Vit.rip_1.0, whole genome shotgun sequence, the following proteins share a genomic window:
- the LOC117909599 gene encoding receptor protein kinase CLAVATA1-like, with protein MTELRFLDLSFNKLNREIPNLDGLTNVEVMCLTGNRLNGNIPDGIKGRQSRTNLFRSFSEEGNLELGGCLENYLVKKVST; from the exons ATGACAGAATTGAGATTTTT AGATCTCAGCTTCAACAAGTTGAACAGAGAGATTCCAAATCTTGATGGCCTAACAAACGTGGAGGTCAT GTGTCTGACAGGCAACCGGCTTAATGGAAATATTCCAGATGGAATCAAGGGAAGGCAGAGTCGCAC GAACCTGTTCAGAAGCTTTTCTGAGGAGGGGAACTT AGAACTTGGTGGGTGCCTGGAAAACTACCTTGTCAAAAAAGTGAGTACATAA
- the LOC117908489 gene encoding mediator of RNA polymerase II transcription subunit 15a-like, whose product MSSMDTLKRHLPISGPEGLNELRKIVERFEEKIYSTATSQMLTMETKSFNATTNSLPSNSAGHNKKSPNDKKCPARKKALRSRYYALVIACHHLLS is encoded by the exons atgtctagCATGGACACATTGAAGAGACATCTTCCTATTTCTGGACCAGAGGGACTTAATGAGCTAAGgaaaattgttgaaaggttTGAGGAAAAGATTTATTCTACTGCCACAAGCCAG ATGTTGACAATGGAAACAAAATCTTTTAATGCTACAACCAATTCTCTACCATCCAACTCTGCTGGTCACAACAAAAAATCCCCTAATGACAAGAAATGCCCTGCTAGGAAAAAGGCCCTCAGATCCAG ATATTATGCTCTCGTAATTGCTTGTCATCATCTTTTATCCTAG